One genomic segment of Sparus aurata chromosome 24, fSpaAur1.1, whole genome shotgun sequence includes these proteins:
- the dock9b gene encoding dedicator of cytokinesis protein 9 isoform X2: MGCTTSVVLLEGLRSILERNCGYIKGAVELGALEEEEETLSLRGSQLWIPTTALVKPKIIEPLDYENVILQRKTQIISDVLRDMLQFPTDDFQICTLRRQGRTLFSTVPETAEKEAHSLFVQECIKTYKSDWHVVNYKYEEYSGDFRQLPNKVLRPEKLAPHLFEVDEDVEKDEDTASLSSQKGGVSKHGWLYKGNMNSAISVTMRSFKRRYFHLAQLGDGSYNLNFYKDENTSKEPKGTIFLDSCMGVVQNSKVRRFAFELKMQDKSTFLLAADSEAEMEEWIGTLNKILHSSFEQAMQEKRNGDLHDDEEHGKTDLSSGSFQDSFQTARDIESKMRSEARLKLFTLDPDTQKLDFSGIEPDVRQFEEKFGKRVLVSCHDLSFNLQGCVAENEEGPTTNVEPFYVVLSFFDVQNSRKISADFHVDLNHPLVRQMTSGSSSGTDLHINGSGDGSLDSQWQASGLPEGALQYPKQGVFSVTCPHPEIFLVARIEKVLQGGITHCTEPYMKSSDSAKMAQKVLKNAKTACSRLGQYRMPFAWAARPVFKDASGTLDKGARFSALYRQDSSKLSDEDMFKLLTDFRKPEKMAKLPVLLGNLDVTIDSVAPDVTNCVTSSYIPVRNFEGNRPGSALLEVEEFVPCIAKCSQPFTIYKNHLYVYPKHLKYDGQKSFAKARNIAVCIEFKDSDEDEAQPLKCIYGRPGGPLFTKQAYAAVLHHQQNPEFYDEIKIELPTQLHEKHHLLFTFYHVSCDSNSKKKDLVETPVGSAWLPLLRDGRVITNEQQLPVAANLPAGYLGSQDGVNKHSGSEIKWVDGGKTLFKVSTHLVSTVYTQDQHLHNFFHHCQSMELSEQALEGELVKYLKSLHAMEGHVMVNFLPTILNQLFCVLTRATHEDVAVNVTRVMVHVVAQCHEEGLEHYLRSYVKFVFKPEPYSSTNVKTVHEELAKAMTAILKPSTDFLTSNKLLKHSWYFFEALVKSMAHYLIECGKVKLSRNQRFSASFYHAVETLVNMLMPHITQKYKDNLDAARNANHSLAVFIKRCFTFMDRGFVFKQINNYMNCFVPGDPKTLYEFKFEFLRVVCSHEHFVPLNLPMPFGKGRIQRFQDLQLDYSLTDDFCRNHFLVGLLMREVGGALQEFREIRQIAIQVLKGLMIKHTFDDRYAAKSQQARLATLYLPLFGLLQENVYRLDIKESAPLSNHNNAREDSLVPNSMVTPQKPGSCIENALHKDVFGVISGTASPQSSTPNVGSVHHADSRGSLVSTDSGNSLLDKSSDKTNSLEKNQCASALGSTVLRCDKLDRDEIKNLLMCFLHILKSMSEEALFAYWNKAAPSDLMDFFTLIEVCLHQFRYMGKRFIVRSQEAAGPVAPDRKSLTLPVSRNRAGILHARLQQLGTLENAHTFNNMYSHTEADVSSQCLLEANVSTEVCLTVLDTLSIFIMGFKTQLTSDLGHNPLMKKVFQVHLCFLQIPQSEAALKQVFISLRTFIYKFPCTFFDGRADMCASLCYEILKCCNSKLSCIRSDAAHLLYFLMKSNFDYTGRKSFVRTHLQVVIAVSQLIADVIGIGGTRFQQSLSIINNCANSDKNIKHTAFPSDVKDLMKRIRTVLMATEQMKEHENDPEMLVDLQYSLAKSYTSTPELRKTWLDSMARIHHKNGDLSEAAMCYVHVAALVAEYLWRKGMFRQGCSAFRVITPNIDEEAAMMEDVGMQDVHFNEEVLMELLEECGDGLWKAERYELIADVYRLIIPIYEQRRDFEKLTHLYDTLHRAYTKVMEVMHTGKRLLGTYFRVAFFGQGFFEDEDGKEYIYKEPKFTPLSEISQRLLKLYSDKFGQENVKIIQDSGKVNPKDLDSKYAYIQVTHVTPYLDDKELEDRKTDFEKSHNIRRFVFETPFTVSGKKQGGVEEQCKRRTVLTTTHCFPYVKKRIAVMYQHQTDLSPIEVAIDEMSAKVSELRLLCSATEVDMIRLQLKLQGSISVQVNAGPLAYARAFLDDSSAKKYPDNKVKQLKEVFRQFVDACGQGLGVNERLIKEDQQEYHDEMKASYRDLARELSNIMHEQINPVEDGARSTLSDSMGIFNAISGTPTSANPHGSTTVL, from the exons ATCTGCACCCTGAGGCGCCAGGGCAGGACTCTATTCTCCACCGTGCCAGAGACCGCTGAGAAAGAAGCTCACTCGCTGTTTGTCCAAGAG TGTATCAAAACCTACAAGTCCGACTGGCACGTGGTCAATTACAAGTATGAGGAGTATTCAGGAGACTTCCGCCAGCTCCCGAA TAAGGTGTTGCGACCCGAGAAACTGGCCCCTCACCTGTTCGAGGTGGATGAAGACGTGGAAAAAGACGAG gacaCGGCGTCCCTCAGCTCTCAGAAGGGAGGAGTGTCTAAACATGGCTGGCTGTACAAAGGCAACATGAACAGTGCAATCAGTGTTACCATGCGG TCCTTCAAGAGGAGGTACTTCCATCTGGCCCAGCTGGGCGACGGATCCTACAACCTCAACTTCTACAAAGACGAGAACACCTCCAAGGAACCCAAGGGAACCATCTTCCTCGACTCATGCATGGGGGTCGTTCAG aacagCAAAGTGCGTCGGTTTGCCTTCGAGCTGAAGATGCAGGATAAGAGCACGTTCCTGCTGGCTGCGGACAGCGAGGCGGAGATGGAGGAGTGGATCGGCACCCTCAACAAGATTCTCCACAGCAGCTTCGAGCAGGCCATGCAGGAGAAGAGGAACGGAGACCTGCATGATG ATGAGGAGCACGGAAAAACAGACCTCTCCTCCGGAAGTTTTCAAGACAGCTTTCAG aCTGCCAGAGATATTGAGTCCAAAATGAGGAGTGAAGCTCGCCTGAAACTCTTCACTTTGGATCCTGACACACAG AAACTGGATTTCTCTGGCATTGAGCCAGACGTGCGGCAGTTTGAGGAGAAGTTCGGGAAGAGAGTCCTGGTCAGCTGTCACGACCTGTCGTTCAACCTGCAGGGCTGTGTTGCCGAGAATGAAGAGGGACCAACAACTAAT GTGGAGCCTTTCTATGTCGTCCTCTCCTTCTTCGACGTCCAGAACAGTCGAAAGATCTCGGCCGACTTCCACGTCGACCTCAACCACCCTTTGGTCCGTCAGATGACATCCGGCTCCAGCAGCGGAACTGACTTGCACATCAATGGCAGTGGCGATGGTTCCCTAGATAGCCAGTGGCAGGCCAGTGGGCTCCCAGAGGGGGCTCTCCAGTACCCCAAACAGGGGGTGTTCTCAGTCACATGCCCCCACCCGGAGATCTTCCTGGTGGCCAGGATCGAGAAGGTGCTGCAGGGGGGGATCACCCACTGCACCGAACCCTACATGAAGAGCTCAGACTCAGCAAAG ATGGCTCAAAAGGTGCTGAAGAATGCGAAGACAGCCTGCAGCAGACTGGGGCAGTACAGGATGCCATTCGCCTGGGCTGCAAG gCCTGTGTTCAAAGATGCATCAGGAACTCTGGACAAAGGCGCTCGCTTCTCGGCTCTTTACAGGCAGGACAGCAGCAAGCTGTCAGACGAGGACATGTTCAAGCTGCTCACTGACTTCAGAAA ACCAGAGAAAATGGCCAAACTCCCTGTCCTCTTAGGGAACTTAGATGTGACTATTGACAGTGTGGCTCCGGATGTAACCA ATTGTGTCACTTCCTCCTACATCCCCGTGAGGAACTTTGAAGGCAACAGGCCCGGCAGCGCTCtcctggaggtggaggagttcGTACCCTGCATCGCTAAGTGCTCCCAACCATTCACCATCTACAAAAACCACCTCTATGTGTACCCGAAACACCTCAAATACGACGGGCAGAAATCCTTTGCGAAG GCGAGGAATATTGCCGTTTGCATTGAATTCAAGGATTCTGATGAGGATGAAGCCCAGCCGCTGAag TGCATCTATGGCCGTCCAGGGGGTCCTCTGTTCACTAAGCAGGCATATGCAGCCGTCCTGCACCACCAGCAGAACCCTGAGTTCTATGATGAG ATAAAGATAGAGCTGCCTACTCAGCTGCATGAGAAGCATCACCTTCTCTTCACCTTCTATCACGTGAGCTGCGACAGCAACAGCAAGAAGAAAGACTTGGTGGAGACGCCAG TGGGTTCGGCATGGCTGCCTCTGCTGAGGGATGGCAGAGTCATCACGAATGAGCAGCAGCTGCCTGtggccgccaatctgcccgccGGCTACCTCGGCTCCCAGGACGGTGTCAACAAG CACTCCGGCTCGGAGATCAAATGGGTGGACGGGGGAAAAACCTTGTTCAAAGTCTCAACTCATCTCGTTTCTACAGTTTACACTCAG GATCAGCACTTGCAcaacttcttccaccactgtcAAAGCATGGAGCTGTCAGAACAAGCTTTGGAAGGGGAGCTGGTGAAATACCTAAAG AGTCTCCATGCGATGGAGGGTCACGTGATGGTCAACTTTCTGCCCACCATCCTCAACCAGCTGTTCTGCGTCCTGACCAGAGCCACGCACGAGGATGTGGCCGTGAACGTGACCAG GGTGATGGTTCACGTGGTAGCACAGTGCCACGAAGAAGGGCTGGAACATTACTTGAGATCTTATGTCAAG TTTGTGTTTAAGCCCGAGCCTTATTCCTCCACTAATGTCAAGACGGTTCACGAGGAGCTGGCAAAGGCCATGACAGCCATCCTCAAGCCATCCACAGACTTCCTGACGAGCAACAAGCTGCTGAAG CACTCTTGGTACTTCTTTGAAGCCCTGGTGAAATCGATGGCTCATTATCTCATAGAGTGTGGGAAGGTCAAG CTCTCCAGGAACCAGCGCTTCTCTGCGTCATTCTACCACGCGGTGGAGACGCTGGTGAACATGCTGATGCCACACATCACGCAGAAATACAAGGACAACCTGGACGCGGCCCGCAACGCCAACCACAGCCTGGCGGTTTTCATCAAG CGCTGCTTCACCTTCATGGACAGGGGCTTTGTATTCAAGCAGATCAACAACTACATGAACTGCTTTGTGCCCGGCGACCccaag ACTTTGTACGAGTTCAAGTTTGAATTCCTGCGGGTGGTCTGCAGCCACGAGCACTTTGTCCCTCTTAATCTGCCCATGCCCTTCGGAAAAGGCAGAATTCAAAGGTTCCAAG ATCTTCAGCTGGACTACTCTCTGACGGACGACTTCTGTCGGAACCACTTCCTGGTGGGGCTGCTGATGAGGGAGGTGGGCGGGGCTCTTCAGGAGTTCAGAGAGATCCGTCAGATCGCCATCCAGGTGCTCAAGGGGCTGATGATCAAGCACACGTTTGACGACCGCTACGCCGCCAAA AGCCAGCAGGCCAGACTCGCCACCCTCTACCTCCCTCTGTTTGGTCTGCTCCAGGAGAACGTCTACAGACTTGACATCAAGGAGTCGGCCCCCCTCAGCAACCACAAT AATGCCAGGGAGGACTCTCTGGTGCCCAACTCCATGGTGACTCCTCAGAAACCCGGGAGCTGCATAGAAAATGCCCTCCACAAAGATGTGTTCGGGGTCATCTCTGGGACAG CCTCCCCTCAAAGCTCGACCCCCAACGTCGGCTCGGTTCACCACGCCGACTCCAGAGGCTCTCTGGTCTCCACCGACTCCGGAAACAGCCTCTTGGACAAGAGCAGCGACAAGACCAACTCCCTGGAGAAG aACCAGTGTGCGTCGGCTCTGGGCAGCACCGTGCTGCGCTGCGACAAACTGGACCGGGACGAGATCAAAAACCTGCTCATGTGCTTTCTGCACATCCTCAAGAGCATGTCAGAGG AGGCCCTGTTTGCATACTGGAACAAAGCAGCCCCCTCAGACTTAATGGACTTCTTCACATTAATAGA AGTCTGCCTCCATCAGTTCAGATACATGGGGAAGAGATTCATCGTCAG GAGCCAGGAGGCGGCAGGGCCTGTAGCTCCCGACAGGAAGTCTCTGACTCTGCCTGTGTCTCGTAACAGGGCGGGGATCCTGCATGCCCGTCTTCAGCAGCTGGGAACGCTGGAGAACGCTCACACCTTCAACAACA TGTACTCTCATACGGAAGCAGACGTGAGCAGCCAGTGTCTGCTGGAGGCCAACGTGTCCACAGAGGTCTGCCTGACTGTGCTGGACACACTCAGCATCTTCATCATGGGATTCAAG ACGCAGCTTACTTCAGATCTTGGCCACAACCCACTGATGAAGAAAGTTTTCCAAGTCCATCTCTGCTTCCTGCAGATCCCTCAGTCTGAGGCCGCCCTCAAACAGGTCTTCATCTCACTCAGGACCTTCATCTACAAG TTCCCCTGTACCTTCTTCGACGGCCGGGCCGACATGTGTGCCTCTCTATGCTATGAAATCCTCAAGTGCTGTAACTCCAAGCTGAGCTGTATCCGCAGCGACGCCGCCCATCTCCTCTACTTCCTCATGAAGAGCAACTTTGATTACACAGGGCGCAAGTCGTTTGTGCGAACACACCTGCAG GTGGTCATtgctgtcagtcagctgatTGCTGACGTCATCGGCATCGGGGGTACCCGTTTCCAGCAGTCTCTCTCCATCATTAACAACTGTGCCAACAGTGACAAGAACATCAAG CACACAGCCTTTCCGTCGGATGTGAAGGACCTGATGAAGCGCATCCGCACGGTGCTTATGGCCACAGAGCAGATGAAGGAGCACGAGAACGACCCGGAGATGCTGGTGGACCTCCAGTACAGCTTGGCCAAGTCTTACACCAGCACGCCCGAGCTCAGAAAGACGTGGCTGGACAGCATGGCTCGCATCCACCACAAGAACGGCGATCTCTCAGAG GCAGCCATGTGTTATGTGCACGTCGCTGCCCTGGTAGCCGAGTACCTGTGGAGGAAAG GTATGTTCCGGCAGGGCTGCTCGGCTTTCCGCGTCATCACTCCGAACATCGACGAGGAGGCGGCCATGATGGAGGACGTGGGGATGCAGGATGTTCACTTCAACGAG gaggtgctgatggagctgctggaggagtgCGGCGACGGCCTCTGGAAGGCGGAGCGTTACGAGCTCATCGCCGACGTCTACAGGCTCATCATTCCCATCTACGAGCAGCGCAGAGACTTTGAG AAACTGACACACCTGTACGACACCCTCCACCGTGCCTACACCAAAGTGATGGAGGTGATGCACACGGGCAAGAGGCTGCTGGGCACGTACTTCAGGGTGGCCTTCTTTGGACAG GGCTTCTTCGAGGATGAAGACGGAAAGGAGTACATCTACAAGGAGCCAAAGTTCACTCCGCTGTCTGAGATCTCTCAGAGGCTCCTGAAGCTCTACTCCGACAAGTTCGGCCAGGAGAACGTCAAGATCATCCAGGACTCTGGCAAG GTGAACCCAAAGGACTTGGACTCCAAGTACGCCTACATCCAGGTGACCCACGTCACACCCTACCTAGACGACAAGGAGCTGGAGGACCGGAAGACCGACTTCGAGAAGAGCCACAACATCCGGCGCTTCGTGTTCGAGACCCCGTTCACGGTGTCGGGGAAGAAgcagggaggggtggaggagcAGTGTAAACGGCGGACCGTTCTCACCA CCACCCACTGCTTCCCTTACGTGAAGAAGCGCATAGCCGTCATGTACCAGCACCAGACCGACCTGAGCCCCATCGAGGTGGCCATAGACGAGATGAGCGCCAAGGTGTCCGAGCTGCGGCTGCTGTGCTCGGCCACCGAGGTGGACATGATCCGCCTGCAGCTCAAACTGCAAGGCAGCATCAGCGTTCAG GTCAATGCCGGCCCTCTCGCCTACGCCAGAGCCTTCCTGGACGACAGCAGTGCCAAGAAATATCCTGACAACAAGGTCAAACAGCTCAAAGAGGTGTTCAG GCAATTCGTGGACGCCTGCGGTCAGGGGCTGGGAGTGAACGAGCGGCTGATCAAAGAGGACCAGCAGGAGTACCATGACGAGATGAAGGCCAGCTACAGGGACCTGGCCCGGGAGCTGTCAAACATCATGCACGAACAG ATAAACCCAGTGGAGGACGGCGCGAGGAGCACGCTGTCCGACTCCATGGGCATCTTCAACGCCATCAGTGGCACGCCGACTAGTGCCAACCCACACGGCTCCACCACCGTACTCTGA